The genomic stretch CTCGAGGCTGGCAGCTTTTCCATCACACTCTCACGCGCCTGAGCCAACTGGTAAAGCAATTCGCGCTGTTGCGGGTCTTTCACCAGACTTTGCGCCCATGTCACTGCCACCAGCCGTACACCTTTGGTCACTTCCGCGACTTTATGCCAACTGCCAGAATCATACACAACCGCATCACCCGCTTCCCCACGTATTTTTTCTTCCCCATACGCAGTGCGGATAACAATTTCACCGCCCTCGTAGTCATCATTGAGGAAGACTGTGCTGGAAACATCCGTGCGGTAACGCCCCGACATCGGCCCCATCACCGGGTCATCAACGTGGAAACCGTAGGCCATACCCGGCAGATAACGCGCATAAAACGCAGTGGCCACCCGCAGTGGCATAACGGCGGCTTGATATTCAGGGTTTTGTACCAGCGGCGACATCACCATCGCATTCAGGCGACGGTGCAAAGGGCTGTTGGGGGAAAGTTCCTGATTGTACTTAACCTTGGCAGCCTCCGCTCCGGCAGAAAAGCGCCCATCCACGAATTCGCCGGTGGCCAACAATTCCTGTACTTCCTTGATACGCTGGGGGTCGAGTACTTTTTTGATCAGCAATAGCATGGCAATTTCCTTTAAGCGATGGAATCGGGTAATCTGCCCACGAGACAGATAAAAGGTTAAAGAATGATGCAATTACGGATACAAATCAACGACACCACACGCGATATTGACGTGCCAGATTTCATACTGGCAGAAGGCGAAGACTTTTTTGCACAACTCGATCAGGACATGGATAAAGGCTATCAAATGAGCCGGACATGGGTAGACAACCCCGATCAGGAACAGCGGTGCCAAATTGTGGCAGACAAGCTTCTCACCGCACTATCCAACGGCAACCAGCAAAGCGGCACACTCATGGCGGCCTACATACTCAAACGGATGCCACGCGTGAGCGAAATCCACATGAATATCGAAGGCGATATGACCGGGCACGATTTCCTGTAAAGGGATCAATACCGCACAGCAGGCGTTTCGATTTTCAGGCCATTGGAACGCGACATAATATAAGCGCCCAGCAGTTTGCTTTCTTCTGCATCGGGCGCGAACGGTTCGGCACGCATCAAGGTCAGGCATTGTTTAATGCGTAAATCGAGGTTTGCCATTTCACCCGTATCCAGCCGGTAAGCTGGGAAACCATTACCCTGCCCTTGGCTGATTTTCTGCCCACGAATCATCTGACCGGGGTACATGTCATGGCAATGGGCGCAAGACATATCAATCAAGCCGAAGCGGGTTCTGTACAGTTCCTCACCTTTTTTCAGTAGCGGTGCCATATCGCCGTCGGTTTGCACATTGACGGGTTCACCAACAGCCAAATGGCGCACAAAGGTTTCCAGTGCCAGCAAATCATGATCGTATGCGGGCAAGGGGGCTTCACCTGACTGCTGTTCACGGCAACTCATGATTTTATCTTGCAAGCGCACAATGCCGCCCTGCGCCTTATCGTAGATCGGGTAACGCGCCAGATTGTTCACAGCCAGCTTTTCACCCGCCTCGCCGTGGCAACTCGCGCAAGATTTGCCGGACGCAGGCTTGGCATTAAACAATACCCGCCCTGCCTCCACGGCAATGAAACCGGGATTCTGGAATTCATCATCCTGCATCTCACGGGTTTCGTCTTTGACGAATTCATGACCAGACTTGGAAGGTGTCGGCGCATCAGCAGATACATAACAAGACATTGCCAGCAGCAAACTGCCCATCCACAAACGTGAGGAAGTAGGTGTAATCATTTGAGCGTTACCAGATAAGCGATGACATCCTCGACCTCTTGCGCGGACAGGAATGTCTTGCCCTCGTAGGATTTCGCAGGGCGATTGATCAGGCTGGGGTCACGGTAAAAGCCGGGCATGATCGAATTCGGGTTCAGATGACGCGAATCCACCACCCGCAAGCGTAATTGCGCCTCCGTAAGGCGGGCGGCAATACCAGCCAGCGGCGGCGCAATCGTCCCATAGGCTTCGATGCCTTCAATTGGCAACTGGTGGCAAGCGAGGCAATTGCCTTTTGCTCCATCCGACACCACTTTAATGCCATTCGCGACATCACCTTTCAAACCGCATAACGGTGCAGGAATGGCATAATTAACCATTTCCCACTGGCAATAGGTTTCTGGCGCGGGCGGAACACCTTCGACTTCAGCCATCGCAGGCATACCAACAAACAAGAGAAGAATCAGGGTGTTTACAGTTTTCATCCTATTATTCTAGGCCACTGTAGCCACCCTGTCTTGATTTAAATCAAATCGTTAGCGAGAACTAAGCCTTTTATTCTGCTCTTTCAACATAGGTATAACCGCTCTCTCGATAGCACTAACATTGTTTGCAGCTTGGCAACTCAACAATTGAGCTTCCAGTTTTTT from Thiothrix litoralis encodes the following:
- a CDS encoding Fe2+-dependent dioxygenase — protein: MLLLIKKVLDPQRIKEVQELLATGEFVDGRFSAGAEAAKVKYNQELSPNSPLHRRLNAMVMSPLVQNPEYQAAVMPLRVATAFYARYLPGMAYGFHVDDPVMGPMSGRYRTDVSSTVFLNDDYEGGEIVIRTAYGEEKIRGEAGDAVVYDSGSWHKVAEVTKGVRLVAVTWAQSLVKDPQQRELLYQLAQARESVMEKLPASSEAANISTVHINLLRMWSEV
- the soxX gene encoding sulfur oxidation c-type cytochrome SoxX; the protein is MKTVNTLILLLFVGMPAMAEVEGVPPAPETYCQWEMVNYAIPAPLCGLKGDVANGIKVVSDGAKGNCLACHQLPIEGIEAYGTIAPPLAGIAARLTEAQLRLRVVDSRHLNPNSIMPGFYRDPSLINRPAKSYEGKTFLSAQEVEDVIAYLVTLK
- the soxA gene encoding sulfur oxidation c-type cytochrome SoxA gives rise to the protein MITPTSSRLWMGSLLLAMSCYVSADAPTPSKSGHEFVKDETREMQDDEFQNPGFIAVEAGRVLFNAKPASGKSCASCHGEAGEKLAVNNLARYPIYDKAQGGIVRLQDKIMSCREQQSGEAPLPAYDHDLLALETFVRHLAVGEPVNVQTDGDMAPLLKKGEELYRTRFGLIDMSCAHCHDMYPGQMIRGQKISQGQGNGFPAYRLDTGEMANLDLRIKQCLTLMRAEPFAPDAEESKLLGAYIMSRSNGLKIETPAVRY